Within the Mastacembelus armatus chromosome 10, fMasArm1.2, whole genome shotgun sequence genome, the region GAGAGTCCCTGTCCCCAAAGTGTCTGAGTAACGTGGTGGATAATATGGAATCACAGGCAGATTGGACTGATACAGGACGCGAGACTGTCTCCACCTGTAGATTTTCACTGAGATAATAACCACTAAAgacgtgatgaagaggaaggaaactacAGCCAGAGCCAACACTAAGTAAAAAGTCAGGTTGTCATTGTACTCCTTGTCGTGTGGAAAGTCAGTGAACTCCGACAGCACTTCAGGGAAGCTGTCCGCCACCGCCACGTTaacaatcactgtggctgaacgaGACGGCTGCCCGTTGTCCTCCACTATAacactcagtctttgtttgactgcatctttatcagtcacttggcggacagttcttatttctccattctgtaagcccacttcaaacagcgccctgtctgtggctttctgcagtttataGGAGAGCCAGGCATTCTGTCCAGAGTCCACATCAACAGCCACCACTTTAGTCACCAGATAGCCCACATCTGCTGAACGAGGCACCATTTCAGCCACCACAGAGCCACCGGTCTGAACCGGGTACAGAACCTGAGGCGGGTTGTCATTCTGGtcttgaatatttattttgacagtggTGTTGCTGCTTAACGGTGGGGAACCCCCATCCTGCCCctttacaaaaatgttaataGTTTTAATTTGCTCATAGTCAAAGGAACGAACGGCCTGTATAACTCCACTTTCTGCGTTAACAGTTATGTAAGTCGATATCGGGTTACCATTTAACTCAGTATCAATAAGCAGATAAGACACTCGTGCGTTCTGCCCCGAGTCAGAGTCATGTGCTTTCACGGAAAACACTGATAATCCCGGGGAGTTATTCTCCATGATATTAGCCTCATAGTAGTTCTGTTCAAATACCGGGGCATTATCATTGACGTCGGACACTCGAAGTGCTATTGTTTTGTTAGTTGAGAGTTGGGGGCTACCCTCATCCACAGCCGTGAAAGTGATATTGTAGCCAGGATTACGCTCCCTGTCGAGCACGCCGTTTGTTACCAGAGTGTAATAATTCTTTAAAGATGAGTGGATTGTGAAAGGAATATTGCCGTTCACCGAACAGTCTACTTTTCCGTTTTTGCCTGAATCTAGATCTTTAACGTTTATGATCGCTACAGTAGTTCCACTTGGAGAGTCCTCAGCGATGACATTTGAAAATGAGGTTAGTGTTATTACAGGTGCATTGTCATTTACATCAATCACCTCAATAATGACGTTTGCTGATGTGCTTTGTCCCCCTTGATCTTTTGCCTGCACACCAATCTCATAAATTTTATTCTCTTCATAATCAATCATAGCATTTACAGTTAGATCGCCGCTGTTTTCATCCAGATGGAACAGCTCAGCAACACTGCTAGACATGCGATTAAAATGATATGTAACACGGCCATTCATTCCTTCATCTGCATCTGTTGCGCTCAATGTCACCACTAAGGTTCCTTTGGGAACATTTTCTTTAACTGATGCTTTGAAAACAGATTGGCTAAATACGGGGGCATTGTCATTTGTGTCTCGGACAGTCACATGTATTTTTAGCGTCCCTGATCGCTGTGGTTCACCTCCGTCTAGAGCAGTTAGAGTGAGGAGcagcttttcctctttctctcgaTCTAAAGCGTTAGAAAGATACAGCTGTGCGTATTTATGACCATTCGGGCTGGACTGAACCTTAATGTTGAAATGTGTGGTTGGATGTAAGGTATAGCTATGTAAAGCGTTGATACCGACATCGGGGTCGGTGGCACTGACTTGTAATATTTCAGTTCCTGGGAAAGCAGATTCTAATATTTCTAAACGCATTTCTTTCTCATGAAACACAGGTGCATTATCGTTAACATCCAACACCTCCACTACCACGCTATGTAACTGCATTGGATTCATCATGATCATTTCAAAATTCAAGCTACAGGGCGATGTCTGCCCGCAGAGCTGCTCTCTATCTATCCTCTCTCCCACGACCAGATTCCCTTTGTCTTCATCCAGCCTAATGTACTCGCTGTTATCACCGCTAACGATCCGGGCACCGCCTGATCTCAGTATTTTAGCGTCGATACCTAAGTCTTCAGCCACATTTCCTACAAAGGAAccttttctcatttcctctggGACAGAGTAGCGGATCTGGCAGGATGATGTCTCAATGAGAAAAACAAGGATGAAGGCCTGTACTTGCCATTTGATCGTGAGTTCACTGCTGATGAAATGCATATTCCCGAAGTAATTCATCCAATTCAATGTGAAAAAAGGTGTTGCAAAAACCCTGCCTATAACCCAGTATGGTCCTCCTGCTCGTGTGTTTATAATCCACCGCGGATAAACGAAAAACCCACACTCTAAAAATCAGTGCTGAAGAGAAAGAACGACAGCCCTGAGCTCTGGTTTGCACTATGGTGAGGATTGAAGGTGTAGCTCTATTTCAAGAGCTTTACACGTGCTTTGAAGATCAACAGCGGCCCTTAGAGTCCgatataaaaataacatgtgCTCTATTACAATAAGAGAGGGGAAATTCATTTCAGATAGAATTTGTGATTCTTTAGTTAATGTTGCATGTAAAGGATATGTTTAATTCAAGGTAAGGAGTATGTGTTGCATTACataagaaaatggaaaatgcatGATTAAGTATATGAcaggataaaaagaaaaacaaagaaagtggTGGTGATACATGCTGTGAATTTGAACATACTAAATTAAAACACTCTTTGTATCACTATATTTTCGTCTCTCAATTACAAATATGCTGAAAAGAGAAAGTGTACAAGTTTcctaattacaaaaaaaattaaatgtacgCAGTACAGTCAACATTGCAAGCTGGCAACAATCAGAATATGCATTTCCATTTCTTAGTAATTACAATTTCCGtcacagagagaagctgctcATAACCAGCGATACAGAAGATAATCCCTGAGCAGGTAATGAAATACGCAATGCAATCTAAATTTATGCTATATTGTAGGAATTGCAAAAATATGAGGGATGAATTAACCCACCTCTACAGGAGAGTCTGGTTCATCCAGGATACTCTTTTCACTCTGTATCCGCTGCATCGTCCCTGTTGAACTGGGGTCCATGATCAGCACGTTCTGACTACCGGCTCTGCCGAACTTACAGTCACTCTTTCTGGAGTCAGTCGTCCTGCACACCTCGTAATTGTACACGTGTTGGAGAGTCCCTGTCCCCAAAGTGTCTGAGTAACGTGGTGGATAATATGGAATCACTGGCAGATTGGACTGATACAGGACGCGAGACTGTCTCCACCTGTAGATCTTCACTGAGATAATAACCACTAAAgacgtgatgaagaggaaggaaactacAGCCAGAGCCAACACTAAGTAAAAAGTCAGGTTGTCATTGTACTCCTTGTCGTGTGGAAAGTCAGTGAACTCCGACAGCACTTCAGGGAAGCTGTCCGCCACCGCCACGTTaacaatcactgtggctgaacgaGACGGCTGCCCGTTGTCCTCCACTATAacactcagtctttgtttgactgcatctttatcagtcacttggcggacagttcttatttctccattctgtaagcccacttcaaacagcgccctgtctgtggctttctgcagtttatacGAGAGCCAGGCATTCTGTCCAGAGTCCACATCAACAGCCACCACTTTAGTCACCAGATAGCCCACATCTGCTGAACGAGGCACCATTTCTGCCACCACAGAGCCACCGGTCTGGACCGGGTACAGAACCTGAGGCgggttgtcgttctggtcctgGACCAGGATTTTCACTGTCACGTTGCTACTGAGTGGAGGAGAGCCTCCATCCTGCGCTTTGATTATTAACATCAGCTGTTTGATTTGCTCATAATCAAATGAGCGCACCGCATATACTACTCCACTCTCTGCATTTATAGAAACATACTCAGAAACTGGAGATCCACCAACATTAGTGTCCTCCAGAATATAAGAAATCCGGGCGTTTTGATTTTCATCAGGGTCTTTAGCCATAACAGTAAGAAGAGAAACGCCTGGAGTGTTATTC harbors:
- the LOC113144691 gene encoding protocadherin gamma-A7-like, whose protein sequence is MVSGHIRYSVPEEMKKGSLIGNVAQDLGLDLKRLRSGRARIVTGENVQYTELKTDKGILVVNERIDREQLCGDVTPCSFSLEMILENPMELHPVKILVQDQNDNPPQVLYPVQTGGSVVAEMVPRSADVGYLVTKVVAVDVDSGQNAWLSYKLQKATDRALFEVGLQNGEIRTVRQVTDKDAVKQRLSVIVEDNGQPSRSATVIVNVAVADSFPEVLSEFTDFPHDKEYNDNLTFYLVLALAVVSFLFITSLVVIISVKIYRWRQSRVLYQSNLPVIPYYPPRYSDTLGTGTLQHVYNYEVCRTTDSRKSDCKFGRAGSQNVLIMDPSSTGTMQRIQSEKSILDEPDSPVEVG
- the LOC113144689 gene encoding protocadherin gamma-A5-like codes for the protein MHFISSELTIKWQVQAFILVFLIETSSCQIRYSVPEEMRKGSFVGNVAEDLGIDAKILRSGGARIVSGDNSEYIRLDEDKGNLVVGERIDREQLCGQTSPCSLNFEMIMMNPMQLHSVVVEVLDVNDNAPVFHEKEMRLEILESAFPGTEILQVSATDPDVGINALHSYTLHPTTHFNIKVQSSPNGHKYAQLYLSNALDREKEEKLLLTLTALDGGEPQRSGTLKIHVTVRDTNDNAPVFSQSVFKASVKENVPKGTLVVTLSATDADEGMNGRVTYHFNRMSSSVAELFHLDENSGDLTVNAMIDYEENKIYEIGVQAKDQGGQSTSANVIIEVIDVNDNAPVITLTSFSNVIAEDSPSGTTVAIINVKDLDSGKNGKVDCSVNGNIPFTIHSSLKNYYTLVTNGVLDRERNPGYNITFTAVDEGSPQLSTNKTIALRVSDVNDNAPVFEQNYYEANIMENNSPGLSVFSVKAHDSDSGQNARVSYLLIDTELNGNPISTYITVNAESGVIQAVRSFDYEQIKTINIFVKGQDGGSPPLSSNTTVKINIQDQNDNPPQVLYPVQTGGSVVAEMVPRSADVGYLVTKVVAVDVDSGQNAWLSYKLQKATDRALFEVGLQNGEIRTVRQVTDKDAVKQRLSVIVEDNGQPSRSATVIVNVAVADSFPEVLSEFTDFPHDKEYNDNLTFYLVLALAVVSFLFITSLVVIISVKIYRWRQSRVLYQSNLPVIPYYPPRYSDTLGTGTLQHVYNYEVCRTTDSRKSDCKFGRAGSQNVLIVDPSSTGTMQRIQSEKSILDEPDSPIET